The nucleotide window ACTATGGAAAGGACGGGATATTATGTATGAACGGATTTTAGTACCAATGGATGGGAGCAAGAACGCCCACGCTGCGTTGGTGGAGGCTACCAACTTGGCTAAGCAACTCGGTTCCAAACTGTTCATCGTGTCCGTCGCCAGTGATCAGACTTACGCCCACTACGGTGCAGAATTTGGTAGCGAAATCGTCACGCACTTTAAGGAAGACGCTGCGAAGTTTTTGGAGAGTGCCGTAACGGAAGTCGAAGCACAGGGCGTGGCAGTCGAGACGAGCTTTAAAGTTGGGTTACCAAAGCCAACCATCGCACAAACCTTACCCGCAGAATTAGGAACGACGTTGACGGTGATTGGTCGTTCAGGGGCACATGGCATTGGCCGGGCAATCATGGGTTCCACCACTAGTTACGTGGTTCATCACTCTAAGACCAGCGTGTTAGTGGTCGACTAAGTAGCATCTGGTTTTGCAATTATATCCTCAAAATAGGGGTTCCTGGTCAACCAGTCACTGGCCAGGAACCCCTTTATGCTTTTTGAGCAAACAAAAAAGCCACTGACAGTGTCAGTGACTTTTCTAGTAAAGGCGTCAGACTACTTCTTGTTCTTTAACCAACGTTGTAAGTCTGAAATTTCGTCGCGTCGCTTCCGGTCCTTTTTACGGTTAACCTTCCGACGGCCTTGAACGCCATTTGGATGTGCTTTTCTCATTGTAAAAACCCTCGCTTAATTAAAATAACAATCGTGTGTTATTCTACTGGATATTCTCACAAAATGCAAGCCCCTCGCGGGATTAAGCAATTTCAGACTGCCTATTAGCGTTGACGGGCCGCGTTTGCTGTGATTTGCTTAAAATTTTTTATCCAGCCCTGGAGACCCCACGGAAAGTGGTATATTGGAATTAATTCGGTAAATGGCGTAAGAAGGGACGGGGAACATGCAAGTGATGAGAGAGAAACGGGTGCAGGGATGGCTCTGGCTTCTAGCGCTAGTCATCGGGGGTCTCCTGGTATGGGGAACACAGCACAATGCTGGTCTCTATCATGATCCCATTATGAAGGTCACCCAGGTTAAAACGGGGCGGGCAACGAAAGAGACTGATGATTTTCACAATCAAGATTATCAGGTGAAACAGATATTGACCGGCCACATCTTGAACGGGTCTTTCCGGGGACGGCCGTTGACGGTGACGAACACCTATTCACAATCTGGTGCGATGGATCAGCGTTATCACGTTGGGAGCCAACTATTTGTGGTCGTTCATCAACACACTGGTCAAAAGTTAACGGCAACAGCTAAGGATGTGAAACGGGACACGCCCTTACTGACTATGATTTGGGTCGTCGTGGCGTTACTGCTCTTAATTATGCAATTCAGTGGGTTCATGGCCTTCCTTAGTGTTGCAGCTAATGGGGTGCTGTTTTTGATTGCGATTCTTTTGAATGGCTCAACTCAGGGGGCACAGGTGCTGTGGATCTTCGGGAGTTTGGCCATTGTGTTTGCCACCCTCACATTGTGGTTGGTGTTAGGCGCAAACCGGCAAATGGTGATTACGTTGGCGACTACGTTGGGTGGAACGGCTTTTTCAATTGTCGTGGCACTGTTGGTCTTTCATTTCACACATGAGCGGGGGATGTACTACGAATCCATGCAGTACGTGACGCAGTTGCCTCGACCACTGTTTCTGGCAGAGACCCTTTTGGGCTCCCTAGGAGCGGTCATGGACGAGTCCACGGATATTATCTCATCACTCTTTGCGTTGAAGCGTGAACGGCCGGAGCTGTCCGCCAATCAAGTATTTAAATCAGGTCGGCAGATTGGGAGTACAATTATGGGGCCACTGATTAACGTGCTATTCTTTATCTTCGTAGCTGATACCTTTCCAATGGCCATGCTGTACTTAAAAAATGGGAATAGTTGGGGCTACACCTTCTCAATGAATATGTCGATGGGCGTCGTTCAAAGCCTGATCAGTGGGATCGGTATCGTGCTGGCAGTTCCATTGGCCAGCTTCCTAGCTAGTCGATTCATGGCGAAGAAGGTGATTGCATGAGTACGATCAGTACCTTGGGATTAATTCTGTTAATTTTGATGATTTTAGTCGGTGGTAAAGCGGGGGCGCAGTCATTTCTAGCATTGCTTCTCAACTTTAGTCTGTTGTTCCTAGCAATCGTTCTGGTGGCATTTCACTTCTCGCCACTGATTGTCACCCTGGTGACGGGGATGCTGGTGTTGGCCTTGACCATCTTCATGAGTAGTGGGGATGACTTATCCAGCACAGTGGCCTTCATCGCGTCAGCGGTGGTGCTAGTCGTCCTGGTCGTGGTTATTGTCCCAGTGGAACAGTGGGCCCTCGTTCAAGGGTTCGGACCAGAAGATAGTGAAGACCTTGAGGGATTATCCGTCTTGGTGGGGATCAGCTTTGTACAGGTAACCACCGCTACGGCTATTCTAAGCACGCTAGGGGCGATTGCAGAGGCAGCTATGGCAATTGCTGCTGGTCTTAGTGAAATCCTTGAGCAGCATCCTCAGGTGGGTTTAAAGGCCCTGATGGGTGATGGTATCGCCGTCGGTAAGCAAATCATTGGTACGACGTTTAATACCTTGTTCTTTGGGTTCTTTGGTGGATTCCTAGCACTGTTTATCTGGTTTACCGGCGTCCATTACTCGTTCGGTGAAATCCTAAATGATAAAATCCTTGTTTCAGAAATCTTGATGATTTTGTTTGCCATGGTCAGTGTTATTTTGACCGTGCCAATTACGACTTGGGTCATGACCCGCGCCGTAGCTGGTCAGCGTAAGCGTGCTGATAAAGCTAACCAGGGTGAGTAACTAGTTGATGCTTAGACTCGGCTTGCTCCGGCGGTTCAAGACGGGGCCAGCTGTGGGGGACGCTTCAGCCAAAGAGCGGGCTTCTCGCTCGACTTGAAGCCACGGGGCCCACGTGTCTCCAAGCTCGCCCGTGCTGTAAATTGGCAAAAAAACTGCCAATTAACACCACTTTCACGGTTGGCCCCGTCCTGGGCCGCCTACGCTAACATAGTGTAAACTGATAGGTCGTTTACAATGGTTAGTATGATCACTGGCTGGTTGGCTCTAGTGGGATGTTTAAGAGTTATAAAATATGATTAAAGTAGTCGTCGATAATCTCAAATGAGAGGTGTCGACGACCTTTTTGTAGGCAATCAATTTAAAGCTTATGGCAGTGCAGTGGCCTTTGATGACAATGTCAATTAGTATTGATGCCATTGAGTGTGTCGGTCCGCACTGATAAGGTGGCAGTGTTCAGTCAAAGCGGAGGTGGTCAGGGGTGGGGCCGGCCGTGAAAATGGCGTTAGCTAGTGGTCTACTAGCTTACGGCATGGGCGACTTTGAAGACAGATGGGCTGTCCTGGCTTCAAAGCGAGCGAGAAGCCCGGTTCTCAGGCTGAAGCGTCCCCACGGCCGCCCCCACCCCTGACCGCCGGAGCGGTCATTTTCGCGTGTTTTAGCAATCACTTTTACATTTAAGAATAAAAAACGGCCATCCAAACAGTGGATGGTCGCTAGGAATGTTAAATTTAGTTGCTGCTACTTACTGAGCTAGTGCTAGAAGAACTAACAGAGGATTCAGTAGCACTTGAACTATTAGCCGCGTTGCTTTCAGAACTGGCACTAGCGTTGGCCGTCTCCGTGACAACGTCTTGAATGTTCGTCAGATTACCAGAGTAAACCCAGTAACGGGTCTTACTGGTCGTGTTCTTAGAAGGCTTGATCCGGTACCACATGGAACCGTTGCTCTTCTTAGCAGTCATGTCGACGCTGTAAGATTTACCAACCTTAGGCGAAATCTTGGACCAACTTTGACGCTTGGCGTTCTTGTTGGCACCCTTGACGTGGTTGTACAGGTAGTACTTGGTGTACTTGCTGCTCAACTTGGCTTCCTGGTCAACGGACTTGTAGGTTGCACTGGTCATCTTCGTATGCTTAGTTGAGTTCATGTCGTTGTAATACATTTTGACCATCTTGTAAAAGGCGGCCATGGTGTACTTTTGACCAAAGTACCTCTTACCAGCAGAGGCGTAGTAACCGATTGGGTCGGTATGCGTTGAACCACCAAGCTTGTGAGCTACGGCCTTATGGGACCAAACAGTTCCCTTGTAGTCGTAAGCGGCATCGTTAGGCTTTAAGTTGTACTTGTTCAGAAGATAAGCCGTGTACCAAGAGGCATTAGCAATCTCGTGGGCAAAGGCGGACTTACTGTGAACTTCAACTTGTTCAAATTGAACATAGCGGGCGTTACCAGGGTAACCAACCCCCCAAGCTAAGTAATCAGTGTTAGCAATGTTGATGATTCGAGAACCATCAACGAAACTGTGAACGAAGGCGTTGTTATAGTTACGCTTCATGTAAGCAATTTCGTTATAAATGGTTGAAGATGGGTTGGCCGTTTCGTGAACGACGACCCCTTCTGGTTTGCCTTTACCATGACGATACTTGTTCTTAGGAAAGCCACTCCAAATGCTCTTAGTTACTTTAGCAGGCTTGATTTTCTTGCTACTAATATAGTTATTGACCTTTGACGATGCAGCGTCAGCAGTTGTCATTGACGTGGCACCAAAAATACCGATAGCCCCTAGTGCGGCCACTGCAGTTAAAACGACTTTGTGCATTTTCACCCTAATCATCCTCGTACTTTCTTTTCTAAATTTAAGGGACCCTCTAGTGGGTCGTTTACTCGACTTATTTATCATTCGTTATCAACTATAAACATTATTAGACGCCTAGACAACCGCCACACGGGGCCTCAGAGCCTATATTACGATGGTAATAACGAGTACCGCGGCGTTTGTTCGCCGTGTTTTCAAATAGATTAAAACTTTACGACACCTGTAACGTCCTTGTAATATTGTTAGACCGGGCTTTATAGCAAGTCAAAAAACGACATTCCACCAAATGGGAGAAATGCCGCTCTGGGTAGGATGGTGCCGGTTACTTTTCGGCTGCCCAAGTTTGCCGGGTCGGGTCGATGTGGAGCTTTTGCTGACACTCTGGACACAGCCCGTAGACTTCGACGTGGTTACTGGTAATCAGGTAACCCGTTTGTTTT belongs to Levilactobacillus yonginensis and includes:
- a CDS encoding YibE/F family protein, which translates into the protein MQVMREKRVQGWLWLLALVIGGLLVWGTQHNAGLYHDPIMKVTQVKTGRATKETDDFHNQDYQVKQILTGHILNGSFRGRPLTVTNTYSQSGAMDQRYHVGSQLFVVVHQHTGQKLTATAKDVKRDTPLLTMIWVVVALLLLIMQFSGFMAFLSVAANGVLFLIAILLNGSTQGAQVLWIFGSLAIVFATLTLWLVLGANRQMVITLATTLGGTAFSIVVALLVFHFTHERGMYYESMQYVTQLPRPLFLAETLLGSLGAVMDESTDIISSLFALKRERPELSANQVFKSGRQIGSTIMGPLINVLFFIFVADTFPMAMLYLKNGNSWGYTFSMNMSMGVVQSLISGIGIVLAVPLASFLASRFMAKKVIA
- a CDS encoding YibE/F family protein — protein: MSTISTLGLILLILMILVGGKAGAQSFLALLLNFSLLFLAIVLVAFHFSPLIVTLVTGMLVLALTIFMSSGDDLSSTVAFIASAVVLVVLVVVIVPVEQWALVQGFGPEDSEDLEGLSVLVGISFVQVTTATAILSTLGAIAEAAMAIAAGLSEILEQHPQVGLKALMGDGIAVGKQIIGTTFNTLFFGFFGGFLALFIWFTGVHYSFGEILNDKILVSEILMILFAMVSVILTVPITTWVMTRAVAGQRKRADKANQGE
- a CDS encoding N-acetylmuramoyl-L-alanine amidase family protein, whose protein sequence is MHKVVLTAVAALGAIGIFGATSMTTADAASSKVNNYISSKKIKPAKVTKSIWSGFPKNKYRHGKGKPEGVVVHETANPSSTIYNEIAYMKRNYNNAFVHSFVDGSRIINIANTDYLAWGVGYPGNARYVQFEQVEVHSKSAFAHEIANASWYTAYLLNKYNLKPNDAAYDYKGTVWSHKAVAHKLGGSTHTDPIGYYASAGKRYFGQKYTMAAFYKMVKMYYNDMNSTKHTKMTSATYKSVDQEAKLSSKYTKYYLYNHVKGANKNAKRQSWSKISPKVGKSYSVDMTAKKSNGSMWYRIKPSKNTTSKTRYWVYSGNLTNIQDVVTETANASASSESNAANSSSATESSVSSSSTSSVSSSN
- a CDS encoding universal stress protein — its product is MYERILVPMDGSKNAHAALVEATNLAKQLGSKLFIVSVASDQTYAHYGAEFGSEIVTHFKEDAAKFLESAVTEVEAQGVAVETSFKVGLPKPTIAQTLPAELGTTLTVIGRSGAHGIGRAIMGSTTSYVVHHSKTSVLVVD